CCCTTTTCTCTTGGTTACAATATTTATCGAATACTGTTATCCATTCACTTTCAGCCTATGTGTGTCTTTAAATCTAaaatgggtctcttgtagacagcatacagatagattttgggtttttttgctcaTTCAGCTACTCTGTCTTTTGAGTGATGATATTAATCTATCAATTACATCTATTAACTTAATCTAATTAATCttgaatgttattaaaataattttctctaggTAAGTGCCatcttgttcattgttttctctcTATTTTGTAATTAGTTTATTCCTCTCTTCCTGTTCTGCTGTCCTCCTTTGGAATTTGATGATTCTCTTACTGCTATAccttgattcttttctctttatcttttcttctatctgctatagattttttctttgtggttaccatggggctTGCAAAAATCTTCCTATTGTTATAATTCTATTCTGAGCTGATAAAAACTTAACTTCAGTTGCATACACAAACACTATACTTTTCCTCCTCACTCTGACACACACATTACAGTATTACTTTCAGAATTTAAGCAGATAAAATAACATATGCCAAAGACCCAACAAAATAGAGTCAGGCACATTGGAGGAAATGAAAAGTTAGTGTTCAAAggggaaaggaatacaaaatggaACTGGAGATATAAGCAGGATCCAGAGGGTTCATGTCTTACTGTATAATGTAATAATTTGTTGTATGTTTCCCCACCATGCTGGTATTCTTTTCTGTAATCCAGAGAATGAAGCCTCTCACATTATAAGCTTTtagtaataaatatttgagaataagCACACATATATGATCTTCATTAACAGAGGGATGAACAATGTCAAAATCAACAGCACATCAGAATACTTTAGCCTTGGGGAGACAAATGCTGAGAGTGTATGTCCAGACCAGGGATGTCCAGGTCTGCTGTAATCCTTGTGCTCCTCCAGATATTCTCTGTCACCTTAATGTAAAGGCTTTCACCAGCAACATGACATCCCCCCAGTAAACATGCACCCACATGCTATTCTGGGAGTGAGCATCAATAAACCAATAATGTCATTTCGGTGTATGAGATAGTTTCAAGGTGCAAGGtggcaggaaaagaagaaaatacgaGGAAAAATGGATACATTTCCAGAAATTGCTGAGCCAACAGTCACAAGTCTGTTCACCATGTAACTTGAGGTTCAGTATACTTGTCAAGTGAGCAAATTCAAGGTTTACAGGAGAGACTGGAACGAGACAAGAAGAATCAAGATATCTTCTATAACTACAACATGGTCTTCAATCACAGATGATATATTTAACACACTTTTAtaccaaggaaaaaaataagacaaaactttcatcaaaTCACATAAGTTTGTAAAACATtctcatggcaggaactctgttGAAACTGGTCTGTTGTTTACAATCTGCCCTCAGTTACTCAGTGTTCCCCATTATCTCTGCAACATATATCTAGCACCCCAGGCTCTGGCCACTCTCTCTCAGCCCAAGCTCTCTTTCCATGACCACTAAGTTAACCTCTTCTCTAGAGATAATAAACTGCATGTAGTTCCTGAGTACAACAGGTATTGTTAGATTCTCTGCCTTTGTTTATGCTATTCCTCCTTTTAGCATGTGTTCCCCTAACTTAACCTTCAAATCTCAGATTCAACACTGCCTCTGGAAACCTTTTGCTAACTCTGCAGGCACATTTGGACATGCTTTTCCTATGTCCCCATATTACCACTTACGAACTTACATTGTGGCAATTAAGACACTGCATTGTCATCACCTGTATTTTTATTAGATACAATCTCCTTAAGGGTAGAGACTGAGTCTTAATATTTCTGCTTAGAGCAGAGTTCCTGATACATAAAAGggccaaaatacattttttggatTATCTTTACTGAGAGAGAAGTTTAGGGTATCACCTGTTTGACAAAGGCAGAAAATTCTACTTATGATAATGTTATCCTCTCCAAAGACTAATGCTGAACTACTTCTATCAGAGGCCAACCCTATCCTTCTACAATTAAAGGTACACTTGAAAGAATTAACATAGCTCCTCAATGTATAATGAAGTGCCAGTGACAAAAAGCAGACTTCTACTGGAATGTGGTCAAAAGAACGAGAATCATGactcagaaaaaagaagaataaatataacATGCATTTAAATATTCCAGTTTGGTTTAAATCCTCATATAGGAATACTTTGCTGGAATAGCAATGTTCCCTGGTGATTCAGTAAATGCTGTGTTTGTTGAAATTAAACCATCAAATTTGATGGCATGAGTGGATTATGTCAAAGCTGGAGTTAGAGCTGAAAAAAAAGGTTATAGGCATGGTGATGAAAAGGGCATACATTTTAAGGTCATTATTAAGAATCCCAAACTGCTGGGCTAATACACATGAATGGAGTAGCCTGGTACAAGTCAAAACAGAAAGACTTGCTCTGTAGCATTTTTCTGATCTGAAAACTTAGCAAAATAGCCTAGAATTCTGGCCTGATGCTAGATGacttatggttttgtttttttaattttgttttgtttttaagaaaatccaTCAAGCTGTATTTTCCTGTGAAATTTTCCACTAACTAATTATAATTACTTTGATTTCTTTATAAACCTTTGAGGGAAGACAGAACATGCTGGGTCTGTGGGCAGTTGTAGCTGGTGGCCTGGTGGCTTGCAAACTCTGCTTTAAGAATGATGAGATAACTAGGTTAGAGAGGTTAGAGTCCCAAACTGCAAACCTACTAAGTGGTGTAGAGCTGAATTGAGATCAAGCAATCCAGCTTTAATGAGGATACAAGCCCTACTTCAGGAGTTctcagtcgtgtgtgtgtgtgtgtgtgcgtgcacctGTGTTCACAATTATACTGAAATGTCATTATTAACATGTGTTATGAGGACACAGTTTAGGATTTAATTGTTTCCTCAGGAATGAGCTCTACCAACAGAAATACCCAAGCAGAACTAGATACATTTATCTTACAGCTTCAGGGATACTTTAGCCAGATGAAATGTCTGACTTGATGCTAAATTTTTTAGTTTCAATTTTAACACTTTCCTGAATAGTATTATCTCCACATAAACAATTCCCTCATGTATTCATAAATCTGGAAAAGTCTTTCTTCCTATAGTTGAAATATTTCATGGTGTGCTATATACAAAGTAAATAGATAATTGTCATCATTCATTCCCCAGTTAGTATTTTTAATAAACCCaagtatatatgaatataaaccATTTCACTACTATTTTTTGAATGGACAAAAGTTCAAGAGAGtatgtaataatattttattggtttttaatCTTGTACACTCTATTTAAAAAGAGTAATACAACAGGACACTGACCTACTGAacagtgtatattctttttccctttcatgCAATCTTGGAATATATTTCAACTTAAAATAAGTAGGAAACCCCCACAATGTAATagttcttttgaaaaatacagatataaaaggaCAGTTTAACTACAGAAAGGTACCAAAGGTTAATAATTGGCACAAATCCAATATTGTACCACTAGTTAATATTAGGGAAATTAACACATCCTAATATAGTGTTAAAACTATGCCCTTAAATTCAAGTAAGCACATCTATTTCCATTCCAGTAACCctgaaattttatacatatataacacaaCAGCAACCATAACAATGTTATTAGTTAATAGTCATTAAAGCCTTCTTTTGCCAAGCACTTCTAGTTATGATATGTGTTTTggtttaattttcacaacatcCCTAGTGGTTGAATACCATGGCCACATTTTATGGTGAAGAAACAGAGTCTTAGAAACATCAGAAATACTTGCTCAAAGTTGCACAAGAACGTGGTGGGACTGGAATTCGATCTAGATAGACATAGCCCATCCAATTGCTAAATGCATGTCCCtcaaagacagagaaacagaTCTGGTACTTTAATGCATCTCTAGCACCCAGCAAGGGCCGTGAACAGATTAAAATTTTAGACatgaagttaatattttaaatatgttaattttttctaaaGAATGGATATGAGGCAAAAGTACATTTCTACCTTTTTTCATTTGCCTAACTGACTTTGAAGCAAGAAGGAAGAGTTCATGATTTGGTTCAAAATGAAcagtatttcaaatttaaaatgtggcTTTATACCGAGCCCCAACACTACAATCCTTCATAAACTTCTACACATTATTTAACCTCAGATATTAAATATTTGGCTTTGTGTCAAAGCATATTGAAACCTTAAAAGTCCAAGATAAATGTAAAAAACTATTAATGCCATCTTTGTGTAGGTGAGGCAGGGGCTTGCCAAGAAAGAGATGACATTAATAATGCTCTTCTCAGGGTACTCACAAAATGTTGTAAGACACAGTAACAGATTATTTTCTGAACTCTTTTCATATACCTCAGTCAATTCAAGGAGATACAGCCTATCAGGATATTGTTATTCAGAGGAATCTAAAAGTATCTGGCTGTCTAATCTAAGCTGGCTTTTCCAGGTCCTCCCCCTTTTAGCAGTGGAAAACTAgaaagtgttttatttgtttttctgccatgCATCTTAACAAGCCACAGTCTTAGAAACATCCTAAAGCTATCAAGTCTGTGTTTGACAAATAGTGGTTAGACCTATGCAATTTTTATTCAAATACATACTACTTAAAAATAAGGTGGACTTTAAGTAAAAGCCTACATggatgggaagggaaggaaaagaaaatgacattttttagaATCCATTCTGTCTGCTTTCCACAAACAGTCAGAACAAGCAATTAATATACTTTTTAacaattaatttacttttatcaTCCTTATATTAGAGAGTAAATAGGGGTAGAGAGGTAAAATGAATCTTCCAGGATAACACAACTAGGAAAAGACAGATCCAAGATTTAATTCTAAGTTCCCTGTATATTTAGAACAATGATCTTTGCCCCTTACAGTATCCAGACTTGAACTAGTTTTGTGAATTCTCTAAACTTTAGGTTCTTCAGCCATTAGGCAAAATGATTGACCAGATGATTTTCAAAGACTGtctcttaattaaaaatatatttaccataATCAGTAATAAACCAAATTAAGGAGAATTgtacaatatattttttgaattattatcCTTTCTTTCCACAAACTGCATTATTTTGTATGCTCATATACCCCACACTAAGGCtaataatattttggaataattgaTTTGGATCataataattttctaaatgtttagtCTTAGTATTAAGGAATTCCTCAAATCTATGATATTCCACCAGTTTTTGAAAGCCAATCAGATTTGAGTAAGTCTATTTTCTGTGTTTAACCTTTACAAGTTGCCACTTGATTATTTCCTATCAATTAATCAAGTGTGATAGTATCCgcatatctcttttaaaaaaattgtattgttaAATCTCAGTCCTCTGAACTGTTCTCTTTTGTTCAGTGTTGACTCAGAACCCAAACAGTTGGACCTGCTGAATCAAGATTATTCAACAATATTCAAAAGAACCTCTTTACAATATCACTTTtccatgaaaatattctaattatatGAAAAAACCTGTTATGCCCAACATAGTTAATATAACTTAATTAATTAAAGTCCTACACGTGGACATCATCCGAACAGCAAAAGGTTATGCAGTTGAGTGAGAAGGTTCTGAGTTAGAAGGCTAAACAACATTTATCTCAGGCTTCTCTAAGTAGTCTTAACCTGATACATGTTTACAGAATTTGGGAGTCTCTGAAGCCTGAATTTATGTTCACAATTTTGATGATCTGtacatttttcaataaaaatagcCTATAAATTTCAACAGATTTTCAAATGGATCCATAATTGCAAAAAGCTTGCAAACACTCCACTAACTTCTAGGCAAAATATTTCACATCTCTCAGCCCTGTCttattttcatgaatttaaaCTAAATGACTTAAAAGATTCTAACTTTACTTTTCTGTTGTTCTGAGAGCAAAACTGTTGCTATTAAATCTCAGATCAAGAGATCTATGTTTATTGCACAGAATACATTGGGGTGGTTTttccaatatttaaatattggttACTTAGTTTCTTCTTCACAGCTGTCTTCACTTCCTGGTTTCTCAGAGTATAGATAAGTGGATTCAGAAAAGGGGTGAAAATGGTATAGAAAATAGAGTTTTGTCCATCAGGAAGTTTGTGAAAGGCCACATAAAGATAAAGATGCAGGGCCCAAAGAACATTGACACAACTATGAAATGTGCAGTGCAGGGCGACAAAGCCTTAGATGATCCTGAGGAGGAGTGGTCCTTTATAGTGACAAGAACAGTAATGTAGGAGGTGAGCAAAAGCAGAAAACTGATAAGAGCAATCACGCCACTGGTTGAAATTATGAAGATTCCAAGaatatatgtatctatacatGCTAACTGGATGACCAAAGGAAGGTCACAGAAGAAACTGTCTACAACATTGGGCCCACAGAACGGTAAATAGAGAGTAAAAGCTAACTGGGTCATTGTATGCAGAAAGCCCACTGTCCAAGAAGCTACCACAAGCCCCACACACATGCTTTGGCTCATAACTGATGAATAATGGAGTGGTTTGCATATGGCAATGCACCTGTCAAAAGACATGGAGATGAGCAGCACAATCTCAGTCCCAGTGAAGAGGTGCAAAAAGAAGATCTGAGAAATGCAGCCCTCAAAGGAGATCGTCTTGTGCTGAGCAAAATGTCCATGATCACCTTTGGAGTGGCAAAGGAGGACAGGCACATGTCAATGAGAGACAGGTTGCTGAGCAGGAAGTACATGGGGGAGTGAAGGTGTGGGCTGAACAGAACTGTGAGCAAAATCAGGCAGTTGCCCAACATGGACATCAGGTAGAAAAGGGAaaacatcacaaaaaagaaaatctggagctCAGGAGAATCAGTAAGTCCAAGTAATACAAATTCAGACACCCTGGAATGGTTGGCCCCCTCCATTGATCTGCAGGCTCTGCTCTATAATgacaaaatggaacaaaatgaCAGAGCTAGAAAATATGATACTTCTGCAATTATATATGAGGCAGTTATAATATCAGTTAATAATTCACCAGAACATTGACTACCTAAAATCCAACAGATACCTATctcagcaaagatttttttttggaaccACTTAACAATTGTTCTCAGATATCACTACTCATGGACAACTTCTTGATTTTGTTCAGCATCAAGTACATACTGGGTTATACTCATCACATATCCATATAATAATATTGTTTTCTGAATATCGACTAAGGAGTTAATATTACTCATAGTCACAGAGgatgattatactaagtgaaagtgCTCTGCTTCATAAGTCAGGtaactaaaaatttaaatgagggTTAAACTCTCAAAGCTTTCtgttaaaccaaaaaaaaaaaaatgcagttatgtTGAATCTACTGTTGTTGAACCTGGATTTAAAAGAGAGTTTAACATAACATAATGATTTCAGAAGACCCATTTAGTATGCTATGAGGGTGATAAGTGAGTTTTTCATTAAGCGACCTCCTGTTTTCTCAGCTACAAAAAATTTCAGTTCCTTTCACacttcatttgcatattttcaaattatttttgttagtaTTGATAAAGGCTATTTAAACTATTAATATATAAACggtaaattaatttcttaatatcatAAAATTACTGGAGACCAAAAGGCATATCTGTAACAagagaattattttcaattttatgaaataaagttGAATAACACATGAGAGTTATTTCATGATctcacagaaatattttttttaaaagagggagaAATTTGCTTCTTAATTTCTACTCATGTTACTCAAAGAAAGTTTTTGAGattaggaaaaatgaaagaaagattcTAGGACAAAACCTAGGCAATATAGAATATGAGTGTCATTTGGGGCCCTCTCTAGCACCAGCCTGTAAGATGCTCAAAACGAAACAAAGAAACTCACATTGATGATGGTATGTCAAAATGATACCAGAGccaactgaaagagaaaaaaaaaaggttgctttAAGAACTCAGACTCACTTTTCAAAATTGAGTTTTCAACTTACAGCAGATTGCAAGTTCTGCAAATACCTtctataatgtttttaatttaaatgaccaGTTTTCCTGTGTGGAGAAAAATCTGGCTTCATCCTCATTTACTTGCACTATTCAAATTGTTCTTTCAGTGTTGATAATCATTTTTAAGATTTGTCAGAgactgagttcccgttgtggcacagtggttaacgaatccaaatagtaaccatgaggttgagggttcgatccctggccttgctccgtgggttaaggatctatcattgccaagagctgtggtgtaggttgcagacgcggcttggatcccactttgctatggctctggcttaggccagtggctacagctccaatttgtctcctagcctgggaacctccatatgctgcacgagcagccctagaaaaggtaaaaagaccgaaaaaaaaaaaaaagttttcagagaATATCCCAGAAATGTTAAAACtgaactgtggcacagtggttaagaggGTTGCATTCTtgacctgctgtgtgaccttgatcaCACTTGAGTAGCCTCTCTAAGATTTGGCCTCTTTAcctgaaagaattaaattagatggTCTATTTAAAGCATATTTCCTGGAAACATTCAAGAATTCTCTAGGTttcatggaattcccattgtggcacagcagaaagaaatccaactaggaaccatgaggtcccgggttcgatccctggcctcactcaatgggttaagaatcgggcattaccatgagctgtggtgtaggtcacagatgcggctcggatctggcattgctgtggctctggcataggccagtggctgtagctctgattagactcctagcctgggaacccccgtatgccatgggtgcagccctgaaaagacaaaggaccaaaaaaaaaaaaaaaaaaaaaaaagaaaagaagaatcctCTTGGTTTCAGAATCCAAATTTCAGAATATTGTTTATAAatacttgttttatttaat
The sequence above is a segment of the Sus scrofa isolate TJ Tabasco breed Duroc unplaced genomic scaffold, Sscrofa11.1 Contig498, whole genome shotgun sequence genome. Coding sequences within it:
- the LOC100155520 gene encoding LOW QUALITY PROTEIN: olfactory receptor 4K2-like (The sequence of the model RefSeq protein was modified relative to this genomic sequence to represent the inferred CDS: inserted 2 bases in 2 codons) → MEGANHSRVSEFVLLGLTDSPELQIFFFVMFSLFYLMSMLGNCLILLTVLFSPHLHSPMYFLLSNLSLIDMCLSSFATPKVIMDILXQHKTISFEGCISQIFFLHLFTGTEIVLLISMSFDRCIAICKPLHYSSVMSQSMCVGLVVASWTVGFLHTMTQLAFTLYLPFCGPNVVDSFFCDLPLVIQLACIDTYILGIFIISTSGVIALISFLLLLTSYITVLVTIKDHSSSGSSKALSPCTAHFIVVSMFFGPCIFIFMWPFTNFLMDKXSIFYTIFTPFLNPLIYTLRNQEVKTAVKKKLSNQYLNIGKTTPMYSVQ